The genomic region ttactgtatttcacagagttgTATTGATTTCAGAAGCAACGGTGATCTCAAATGTTAAGAATGAACTGTCGTTTCCTCTAACACAAGTAGCTGTGAGCTGTTATCTAGATGCATATTATACTTAACGAGATTAGAGACTTGTGATCCCTAAGAACACAGTGGCATAGGTTGAATAAGAAATCTTTCCTAATGAAGCGAACTGTCTATGTTGCAGCTCTTAGACCCGAGATATCACTTTACACATTAAGCTACATGAGCCTCCAATAACACAAAATAACTCTGTGTTATGCACATGTAATTTAAGAGGACGAATGCACAAATCAATATACGCAGACTAGACAATTAAAATGCTTGGAAGGTTTTGCAGAACTAACAGAAGAGAGGTAAATAACTAAAGAGGAGTAAAGATATATTGCAAAGATATGTTTGCCACTGGATGTTTTCCCACTGCTTTCTTACAGATGTTTAAGttacaaaataaagcttttgtacttttgtcttcctgagctttccattctttgtgagctgtgaaatatctgtgaaaaaaatgaaatgccaTCCTAATCTTACGCTATGATATCAAAAGAAACTGCCACAACGTAACATTCTGATTAAACGACACTTGAAGTATTAGTGGATGTCTTCTGTTTGAAGAAATACTTCAAGGTAGTAGCTCTCTTCCACAAGTTCTAAATTTCAGCACTAATTTCTCAGAATATTCACCACATCCAGCACTGAGTCATTTGACACTCTGTAGACACAAGCTAGAACAATTCACTACTTAAGTATGTGAATATTAGCTATACACGTGCATTAAACAATGTGTATCCAGAACAAATAGACCACAGAAATTCAGCTACTTCTTTACACTTGTACAGCCATCATGTAATTTTGGCTCCTCCCTAATCATTACCATAATAAATAACAATCACACAAAGTTTGATTTAGCAATTGCTTGGCACGAACCTCCTTCATGGCCTGCTGGAGTGCAGACTAAATGACAGTTCCCCTTGCCTTAAAATTCACATTTCCATTTCTAGACTGCCTTGTTACTTGATTTTTTATATAAACTTGATGGGGGATAGGGTGGGGAAATCAGCAGTGCAAGAGAGGTTTAATTAAACCAACAAACACATCCACTTTGTCACTTGGGACTATTGCCATAGGTAAGTGCTTTTTATAGGCAGCAGTCTAAGAAACACATGCCAATTATTTGAACTAAAGTGGATATGCTCTGCCTGAGTGCTCATGACACCATCCCATACTCTGGGAGACTCCAGCATGTCAGAAAAGTaaagagaaagatggggaaaagaaacatcacaaaaatcagtTGCAAGTAAAGTGCCGTTTCTCGTTTGTTAAGGAAGATCATGGATTAAGCTAAAGCAGCTCTTCCCCAAGAGCTTCACACCAACAGCTCTGACCGAGGTTCCTGACCAGATAGTTCTTACCCCTCATCCCACTCTTGGTGCAGAGGACAACCAGAGTTCGGCACAGAACAGCAGCTTACTTTCAGCTACATGTTTAACATGAGACAATAAATGTTGTTATGGGTAGCTGAGAAATGTCATTCTTGTAAAATCAGTCTTTCACATCATTTTGGTCTCTAGAGAAAACTCcctgaatttgtttgcttttctgtagaTTAGCACGGGTCCTGCAGCTAGCATACATGGCTGAGAAGTTTACATTTTATGCAGCTGTTGTCCATAGAAGTAATTCCCTTTTAATCTCAAAGGGAAGCAACTTTTCCCCAAGGTACAGTTAAACCTTCGCAAGAGGAAACTATTAGCTTTAAATTTGGTGTAAATTTCAACTATTTAGAAGGCTTAACAGCATTGATGACTTGGAGCATGAAACTGAAGGATTTCACTTTTAAAGCTGCCCCTGTTGTTTGCATGAGATGCTAATTTAACCTTGGAGCAAGAAATACATGCTCTTTCAGTACACACCTTAGAAAAAGCCTGTTGACTTAATGGGACACATGCCTTTCCTTTTTATGTAATTCGAAACTTTAAGAAGAAGCACAATgaatttttatgtgaaaacttGACTTCAGTTTAATATTAATTCCTCTGTGTTCAATAACAGATGTTTTCTTGCCTACGTGTTTCATTTAGCCACATCTTACTGAAAATTGGCATCTTCAGTTGTGATGAAAACAGGTGATTTGGCAGTATCGTGGATTTCTGTTACAAATACTCCCTGGCAAAATTCTCATGTCACGATTTTGGGGTTCAATTATAATGCTATGCTAGACgtcattttcttcttgtgctgctaGGAAACATTCATTTCAACTTACTAAACATGCTGCATTATGGTATACACATAGCTTACTATTCATAATAACTTTGAAACTCAacataagataaaaataattacttacaaTATGGCAAAACCAGTTGGTTACAGCTAAGCTGGATGTGGAAGTACTGTACATTCTGGCTTCACTCCAATGGAGTGTGGAAACTGCAGTTCAATTTTCATTATTATCAGCTCTGTGCACTACTCGGATCACCTAAAAGTTGAAATTTCCTGTTGATGAGGTTTAAGCAAATTTCTTTTGATTGAGCTAGAATTTACAATCTGATATTTATGACAGTTCTTATGCTTTGTGGGGGAGGAAACAGTACATGATCCATCAGAGAGTTTGCCAGGAGAAATTGCTCACTcaaaatttattcacaaaaaatgttAGAAGAGCAACTTCACAAGATTTCACTGCTTTGCACCATGTAGTTACAGCATTTCTAAATGAGTGCTGAGTGTACTGAAGCCAGATTTGCTGCTTCACAAAAACACGATCCCACTTGAGTTCAGTAGGGTTTCTTCTGCTCTTAAACCTGAATCAGGCACTTAAAAGCTTCAGTACACTTGTAAAGTCAAACCTCTGACAATTTACTTATTCCTATCATTTCTGATACCCAGGatacatgaaaataaaacttcCACCTCGACAGTAGTCATTGAGAATGATAAGAGTTAATCTAGAccacacaaatggaaaaataccatGTTAGCCAAGAAGCCTTTCTTAAGAGGTTGAAATAAACTTCTCAGGATCTTTTAAGCTTCCAGGTGTGAAATAATTAGTATAGCTTACAGAtgtggaagagaaatattttggtaTCATAACCGAAGTATTCTTTTCTCTGTGAACTTGAAGACAATCTATAATATTGCATAGGCACTTAAAAATGCGTTGTCTCTGCTCTATTCTCATCCAACATTTCATTTTAGATATTTCAAGAAACTTGGTCATTGTCTATCCCATAAAACAAGAAATAGATTATTATAGAAAATCTCCTAACATAAAAAGTTAATGCATTAGACTAGCTGTgatacaaaaattatttgagatacaTATATGTTTGGCTTCTGATGAATTATCTAGTTGTTTGCAGTCACTAGGATTTCTCTCAGTAATAAAACACTGGCAATATGCCCGAACACAAGAAACTATTCATGCAGCACATTCATCCTTTATGTAgttaaatgaagtttttaaatcacaaaaagatTTGGCTGTTATGTAGTATGCTTAAACTATACAATAATGAGAAGACCATGTCTCTCATGCTTTGTTCTGTCTCAGAATCATCTCAGCTTGCAAAGCAGATCAGTTTTCTAGAACACAGATAACAAGAGCTCACACAGACTTTTCATTTAGAAGGCCAAAAAAATAACAGAGATAACATATCTTTTGCTTCAAAATTGTGGTTACAGACAGCTATTTTACCTCACTTCAAAGCGCTATGAAAATCGAAAATTACTTTCTTTAAAActatgttcttctttttttttttttaaacaatcttATAGCTTAAtccttaaagtatttttttttccaagttttaatttttttctgatgagaatcaACACAGGAAAATCCTAAATTGTTTAAGCAAATGAAGTATTTGCTACAGTTGCACTTGACCATCATCCCATTCTTTCCAACAGGTGAACAAGTGCAACCAAGTTTCTTTCAAGAGCCATACAGAAGGAGAAAGTACAGATTTGCTCTGTATGATAGCAAATAGGTGAAGGAGCTGCTACTGATTTGAAAACTATATGGGCTCTGCTGTGTCAGTTTTGATCCGGGAGAAGAAAAACAGCCCTTATTGTTTCAATATTTAGGTCCACATTTTCTCATTTGCAAAGTAGATCCATTGCTTGGAGAGACTGATGAGAATTACCTGGAACAAACACTATTTCAGCATAAGATCTGTTTGTTTCCTGGCCAAAGAGTAGTATGTCTTGGTTAATAACACTCCACAATTTCATCAACCTACTTCTGTTTCAAGGGGCTCAGTTCTATTTTATGTTCCAGTAACACATTCCTTCCTAATTCCTATCTCGGACTTAGAGATGAGCAGCATATAATTTCTTCAGTGTCTACTTATCACCCAAGGAAGTCAACAAATCTCTGTTCCATAGCTACAAGGAGTTTTCAAAGATGTGACAGTTCCCTCCAGGTATCAACTGACCTCAAAGAAGGAGCAAAATACAAAAGGATCAATACATGCGAAAAAGACCTTTGGTATTAGGGAACTGAGATGAACTGGTGCAACTTTCTTCCTTAGTGATTTGAAAAGAATGCTGTTTGACTGCTGCTCATACTGATAATCCACAaaatatttgctacacttttTAGCCAAAAGACTAAGGCAGTGCCATCAGCAACTTCAGAACATACcctgaaacaaaaatcagataCTACAGCTCAAACCCTGAGGAAACAGCATCAATGACTAAGACAGCTGTAACGTGGAAGGCACGGTAAGCGACAGTTGTAGAAGTTTATTTATAATTTATCGTGGCTCTGTTTTGAATACTGACATTTTCCACTGCTTTTATTATATCTGTTATTATGAGATCATTACATCCCCTATCAGACAAGTGTAACTTTCTTAACTTTGAAATAAAAACTTCTGGACAATACACAAAGTTACACAAGCGAGGGAAGTACACAGTGATTTCACAGGCAATTTGGACCTGGGCTCCTGACTTGCATTTCTGACTTTtaaacctctctccaaatcatttgccatctttcattaagatccagcagcagctctctcctgTGCCTCTTGCTTTCCTTTAGTCATCCAAAGCCCACAGAGCTGCACTGCAGGCTTGAAGAACAGTATGCCAGCCTCATGTCCTGTTTCTGTCACTTAGTTTTTATGTACCATTTCTCAGTAATTAAAACACTCAGTGATTCCTCATCACACATAACACTTCGGACAGTACATCCACGCATTATTTTAGCAGCATTGTATTTACACAGATTAGCTGTTGAACCCTCCAGATGATGTCTTGCCTTTCGAGAAGGGTGTAGTACAACTGCTGGGATTCTACAGAAAGTCCAAAGGGGAACAAAAGTCCGACTTCAAAGTCCAAATTGAAAGCCAGCTGGTTAACCTGTGAAGGGTaatagtgaagagaaacaagtgtgtTTAAACATCTAAAAGGCAGCTATGAATAAAAACTCTTGTGTACATCCACTGCACACAGGACACAGAATAATGAGGCTTAAGTTAGAAACCCGGAAAACTTAGGGTATGTAGCAACCTTTGCAACAGCAGTAATATTAATGGAATTTTTAAAGTACAAATTAGACAAGCATTTGTAAGGAATGATACGGAAAACTGATCATCCTCCTTTGGGATGCGAGCAACGCTAGACTATCTTTAAAGGTTCTTCTTTCCTCATTGCTGCCCCCCTGTGTGTTTCCGTGGTCATCACACAAGCATCATCATCATATCAAGGATTAAcagcatttggatgcacagaaactGGCTTTAGAGTGATGTCCACAGACCTTGGAGTCAAgatctgctctttttctctcccaagcttgaaagctctcttcagtttaagactgttttcaaaatactgagtgaAGTAGAAGTTAAATGCACACACTGGAACATGCATAGAATCATGTTAAAAACAACGCAATGCAATAGTTCTACACTGGCTAGAAATCTCTGAAGTGTTCTGATGAAGACTCAACTTATTTCTAGGAAACAAAGTCTTTGGGGCCAAAATCAGCATGATGTtccaataaaatttattttttttttttttattttttttttttttaattgatgtatTGAAAAATGCTGGAGAAGGAAATGGGGACAGAAATGAAAACCCATTCAGGGAGTCAGTGGTATAGACTATCACCACACAATCTAAATATGGTAACTGCAGCTCATATATTCAGAACCAGCGAGTCAAAAGTCGCACACTCCCTGGGACAGGGAAGGGTCTTGCTCCTTTAACAGGCTCGAGCAAGAAGCTCTCACTGTATTTTGAGCTAAGACACAGTGAGCAGAACGCAGCTTTTCTGACAGATAAAGCAAGACAAAAGGATCTAGTGCAGCAACTTCTTTGCAGTCTCTCGCTCCTGAGCCCCCTTCTTCAACTCTTCTTGCTTCTGGAGACAGGAAGTCAAAGCATGTCCTGTCCCTGGGAGCCCACACAGTACTTGTCCATGGGAAGAGTCAGCACCTGCCATTTGTCTCCAAAGACCTTTATGCACAGAGATGAGTGGAGCAGTGGATCATGGAAGCATAAGCTGCAGTGGACATGAGTTAGAATCAGTTCTTTTCTTGTACATGCtgataaaataaaaccagcaattccTTACTTCATAGAAATTCTCCTAAAGTAGCAGCTGCTCCCAATATCTGTCAAGTTTTTAATATCACAGGAGAACAGAAGCAGCCAGAAGAACATTTCCTCTAATGACTGCTCTGAACTACACAGGCACGCACAGGCAGCTCCCAGTGCAATTAAACACACACAGCACCACTTGGTGGTGAAAGCAGAATCACCACTGACATGAAGAAGAAGATTTAACACCAGCCCTCTTTTAGGTTtggttcagttttgtttttcaacCCCTTGAACACAAACTAGGTCTGGTCTGTCTGTCCTCACTTGCCAGTTGAAATAGaactattatttttccattccatCAACCAGTTATGAAACTACCTATGGCTTGTGCACTTACGGAACAGAACACAATAACTAACAAAAAGAAAGGCTTTTATTCAGAATAGATCAGTGCGTCTTTACAAAAAGTCATGAGTTAAACACACAAAGTCAGTGTTATCATTAGCAACGCACCTTCCCTGAAGAGGAACTCCTCATCTTTTATCAAATGTCAACTACAAGAGTgtgtaaacaaaacaaatcaacacacaccaaaacccacccaaCACCCCAAAAGCTCTATTTAGATTATACATCTACATAACATGTCTTCATAGATGATAACTGTTGAATTCATACTTCAGGTCCTTCTCCTCCAGGAACCAGCTATGAAAGATAAACACAATATTCTGTTAGTGCCACACATTTGAGTTCTACAAACCCATACGCGACAGTTCTTGTTTTACAACATTTTAGCAGATGGAGACTGCAGGGTTGACCACAAAAGCGGTTTTTATATTCAATATGATCTTACTCTCCCAACAGATGAAGTCAGTTACTGCCAGACAAGCAGACAAAGAATGcttaacaaaacagaaatgagttcccagaaaacacacattttggcttttgtctttgttATTCACTTCAAGGAAACAATTCTGTCTAGAAACGCTACAGTTCATTTCTAAAAGGACAAAGAACATGCTTCCTTTCATGAAGCATTTCTCCAGTCACTCATTCTTCCCCAGACTGGTGCTAGACTGGGAAGGTGGTTTCCTCTTGTCAACTTCTAGTGCTATGCACAGACCAACAAGTAATAGAGCCTGAACccttctacaggcagcagggagacaggcagcattgcactttcctgtgaagaaagtaaagaactgaccaacagaaaaagaaatacaaaaggaaaaacacagaTAAGGGACAAAAAGGAGAGCCACTCCTTTCACTGCCATCTTCCGAAGAAATAGCTGAACACTTCTAGAGACAAAGAGCTGAGCTGCCCTTGGGACTGACCTAAGAAAAAGACTAAAGCACGAGTTTCCATGTGGGAAAACGTGTCCTCAAAAGACACAAGATCTAATACAGAAACATGTTGATGTCTCGCTGAAAATTTGCACTCTCACGAATCACCAGCTTCTGCTTCAAGGACAGCACACCACCAGCTTCACTGGATGGGAGTAACTTTTCCCCATACAAGAAGCCAGAACATGCACCATTCCTTAAGGATGAAGAACAATAAGCAGAGCAGAAAGAGGCTTCAACATTAAGTCAAGATGGCACTTGCTCAGACACACAGTGAGGAGGTGCAAGGTGGACAAGACAGCAAAATGGAGATTATTCCTTCCTCGTTCGCACACAACTGCCTTAGACTCAAGTCAGTCTTACTCTTCTCTTCCCACAAAACTAGGAATGCCCTAATGCAGGAATCTCAAAGTTTGCAGCCATCTATGCAGACAAGCAAAAAACTACTGTGGGACTGTTTTTCTGGTACTTAggaagttgcagaattcagcttaggGATGCATAATCACAATATTTAACTACTGTTTCAGAACTGATCTACATATATCAGCACATGATCAACTAAATATTGGAATGCTTCTGAATAGGTATAATCCAACAGATGTCCAGATTTTCTTTTCGGAGTATGTAAAGGGACAACTCTCTGGGCATCACATGCTGTCATAATTGCCAAATGACTTCAGGAGCTCATAAACATCCAAACTGCTGCAAATACAACTATACATACGATAATGGATGAAATGCAGATGTATCCCATCCTACACTGTTATGCAGGCAAAGACTCATGAACTGTAGGAACCAGCCTACAGACTGGGCAACAAAGCCAGTGGTTCCCTTGCACATCTGAAGATCAGAAAAGCATCCAGCAAAATAAAGTTAGGGCTGCGCTCTCTTaatggtttggggttgtttttttgtttgtttgttttgttggtggtggtttttagttttttttaactgtaacaTGTACCAAGTAAGGCAATAAGATCACTTTTCCAGCACCACTCACACACCGATATGCCCCAGAAGCTACCTAAAAGTAGCTTATGGAACAGACCTGTCTGGAAAGCTCAGCTTGAAATAGTTGAACTAAATTACCAATTGCTTTACAGgcagaaaaaataaatgcatgcaGCCTTTGAACAATGATGACTTACCATTGTTATGTTATTTCCATTTAGCAAAATCTGGTCTAGCTTTGTGATTCTTCTGCCCTCGGGTGTAATCTCACTGAAGTAGCATTAGAAAAAGGAAGTAAGAACAAATAACCAGGGACAATGACTGCAGTCTCGAGTACAGAACTGACATAAATCTCTGTATTAAGATGATATTTGCTGGAACTAACAAATACATTAGTCACACTGCAGCGTAATCTTGATAAATTTCTTGACCCACATGGGTCAAGAAGGCTACCTGGCaaccaaaaagatccattgcactattctgctcagcacatcaagatttgccctctaaGTCTCAGTAATTTCTTGAGTATCACCAataatcaaaacaggtttcaaatagcaacatggcatgaccaaataataaatactttaaGTCCACTAATTATTTTAATCTTTACCTAGACCttaaggaaatggaaaaccaaactaacTACTGAGAAGTTCAACAcacaacccacgccaaataaaGGCTACAAATTAGGAACCCGATTACAAGTATAAATCATGtaactgctactctatgacatGGCTGCCCTGAACAGATCACCCCCTAGAGATTCAGTCCAAGgtagaaactactcagctggcaaatattccaaatatataaaaatgttttgcttacagatcttacagcaagtttttctcaggaaacaaaaaaataaatagcaacaacaagcagaaataatacttacAATTCTGTAACATCTTCTAGTACCATATCTGAAAACGCACTTTCAAGGAAAATATGGCCTGGCATTTTAAAATCAAACCATCTGacagtattttcattttatacCAAACTGTGAATTTATGTGTAAAATAAAAGTATCAGAATAATACACTTGATCCATACAAAAGGGTTCTACCCAGTGAATTCAAACCTCTCAAAAGCGATAAGGGAATGGAGCCAAAGCATAAAGTAGACAGCCTTAAACAtttccacccaaggatactgacaAAGTCATCAAACCCTAGAAGTGTTCCAACAATTTCTTTATCACTCTTCATCACGATATGGATGCGTGAACCTATGCATTTGTCCACAAGTTctgtaaatgaaataaaacaaaaggcaCAAGATATTATTTTGTAAAACATACATTTCTTTGAACAAAAAACCCGCGACATTGTGACGGCAAAAAAAGTAATTACCACAAacaatggctttaaaaaaaaaaaacaaaggcacgAAAGACACCGGGAGGCCCCTCCGCCTCGGCCCGGTGgagattttcccgcaccggccgacaccgccggccCCGGCGGGCAcacccgctccccccgctccagctgcccgccaagcggcggcgccgaccgcgccacccacgcgtgcccgcaagcggcctcggCCTCGCCCtcgccctccccgcccgccgggcacaggacgggccccagcgcagccccgcccgggcaccgggagagcgcggaagcgtcgcggcgccgcttaccgagcggcagcagctgagaggggttGGTGGTCGCAGTGGCCGCCATGTTGGACACAGACCCAaccaatcgctaccgcctcccgcaaagaccgagccagcagccccgacgagcggatagcagagccgtcgctcctccaCCTCGGCGcctcctcccggccccgccccctgttccggtaaacgcgggaacgagcggGAGTCGCGCGTTTTGTCTGTCTCCCGAGAGAGAGTTAGAGGGAAAACTCTTTCCACCCCCTGTCCCTTCTTCTCCAGCCGGGCAGCCTCCTTGAGCTGCCGCCGCTACAACCGGTGCCAACAGCTCGGTGGTCCCGATGTGCCACCCCACCCTTAAATCGGTCTTTTTATTTTGCGCGGAGAGTTTTCAGTGCTGTATGTCATAGCTATTTCatgtgctcattttttttttttccatcctatttTCTCATCAATTCACAAGAGGGTTGTTGCAAGAAGGACTTTTGGAAATGCTTTAACATACATATAACTGGCTTGGAGCCGAAATAGCACTGCCTCTTCGAACATGTTTTGCATTCTTAAtactacagcactaaagaaaattagtattttgaCTTCTACAGCCATTGCACATTCTGCAACGGGTCAGACTCCAGA from Patagioenas fasciata isolate bPatFas1 chromosome 2, bPatFas1.hap1, whole genome shotgun sequence harbors:
- the LSM5 gene encoding U6 snRNA-associated Sm-like protein LSm5 yields the protein MAATATTNPSQLLPLELVDKCIGSRIHIVMKSDKEIVGTLLGFDDFVNMVLEDVTEFEITPEGRRITKLDQILLNGNNITMLVPGGEGPEV